CCGccccggtcaaggttgaccaccccgacgcctacacaggcaaaatagggagcaaggcaaagcagtggctgactAGGATGCTAGCCTGGACCTGCCTTAATTCACGGATGTTCCCTACCAATCAAGAGGTTctctccttcctcttgatgaatatgaaggacaccgctggggcctgggcccaccctcaccttgaccaactTGGCTTGCACCGGGCCATTATTCAAACGGTTGAAGGTTTCAAACTGGAGTTTCTGGCGGCATTTGgtgaccctgacgccacaagggccgccgagcggaagatcaccacccttacccagtccggcacatgcgcggactacATCACTAAGTTCAGGACctagcaatggaactggactggaacgacgcggccctccGAGGCCAGTtgccagtttgcccgcggcctccactgggaggttaGCCGCCAGATTGCAACCCGCAAGCACCGGCCCTGTACCCTCCtcgagctgcagaacgcagcacttgtcatcgacaacgctctccgcaaagagcgcgctagccacccaccaagggacaATAAGCCTAGCAAACAAtctaaccccgcaagggggacgagtaccggccagcCCACAACCGGTTCGAAGAAACTCTCTGACGACCCAAattttgtgttggaagaagaacgcaactgccgccgcgccgcgggcgcctgtatcaaatgcggcaaaatgggccacaagtttgcggaatgccgcacgggctggaaagccacccctattgaggataaggggaaggctaaggaaaccgccaaaattggcaaagactccgagtaccaattgggaaaagagtaagggtacctgctgccgcgcgcaaggaccccaaggactctgggcttgtggaaatctgtaatatattgaatagtaacaatagaatatcCCCACTTTTCACAATTTCCattaagccagagaaacaagcggaacacttagaagtcctgatagactcaggcgcaacATCCTCATTCCTTCACCCACGTACTGCAgaatcactccgccttcCCCTCATAGATCTCCCTTCACCCTGCACTgtcactatgctcgatgggtcgagcccccaggccggaaaaatctggaaaaaggctaacctgaccttctcccttgatggcaagaaaatgaccgagaccttcctcatatgtaatacagggtctcatgctgCCATTTTGggtttgaaatggttggacgcaCACaatccagaaattgattggaacgcacaaaccctctcctttccccatacaccaccagaacacgtggccattgccgaagaagaggaagctgatcaaacaccccttgaaggagtacccccagaataccaccagtatgccaaggtatttggggaggaagaattcaacaagcttcccccacaccggcATTACGACATCGGGATTGAACTCACAGAGgaaggccccctcaattTGCCTCTCTATAGTATGACCGATGCCGAGTCCGCTacgctcaaggactggctcagggacgaactcaaggcaggcaaaatACGTCCTAGCAAgtcttccatcagttcccccgtgatgtttgtccccaaaaaggacGGCTCCCGttgcttggttgttgattaccGCCGCCTGAATAACCGGACCAAAAAGAATGTTTACCCGTTACCCCGCCCtgacgacctcatggcccagctccgtggcgccaaggtcttcaccaaactagatctaaggtggggttacaataacgtccgggttaaggaaggtgacgaatggaagaccgcgttccgtaccaagtatggcctgtacgaatcccttgtcatgacctttggcttaaccaacgccccggcatcattccaacattttatgaatgaTTTGTTTAAGGACatgcttgatgtatgcgttatcatataccttgatgacatcctgatctactccaaggatgacgccaCACACACCCAGCACGTTCACAAAGTCCTACGCCGGTTGATggagaaccaattgttctgcaaagcgtccaaatgcaccttccacgtcacctctgtggaatatctGGGAATTATTGTTTTGGACAAAGGTTTCAGcttggacaagctcaagatccaggctgtacaggaatggcctaCGCCCActaaggttaaagaagtccAGTCATTCCTgggctttgccaacttcttgcgccgctttgttgccaactttagtcacatggctaggccgctacacaacctggtcaaaaaggacactccttggaaatgggacatcAAGGAACTTCCAAGGATTAAAGGACGCTATTACCAACGCACCCGTACTATGCCATGCAGACCCGTCCAAGCCCTacttcctagaaacagacgcctcaggggcAGCACTAggctccatactcagccaacgccaggaagacgGTCGCCTTCACCCACTAGGTTTTCTatctgagtcattcaagggCGCCAAACAAAACTATGACacgcacaacaaggaactacttgcaatcatccgctcctttgagtactggcgtattttcctggaaggaaccctgCACCCTGTTACCGTGTTTACCGATCACCgcaatctggagtactggaaggagtcacgCACATTCAACCGTCGTCACGCCAGGTGGCATCTATTGTTGGCcgggtataacttccaaattgtatacCGCCCCGGTAAACAGTCCGGCAAACCAGACACTCTTTCACGACGTTCagaccatgccaacattccaccagatgcccaaaccatgctccccgACCCAGTTTTTGCCAACGTTGCGCTAGTCACGCCTGAGAAGGAgttacaacgccagattgaatTATCCTTAGACCAAGacgagtccctggaggaaatcctccaattcctgcaGAACGAGTCCAAGGCCCCACCCTCAATCAAACGCGCCTTCAAAGATTACGAGATGGAAGCAGGCCTgctattctaccaagggcgAATTGTAGTACCAGACGTGGGGACATTGAGGACAGACTTACTCCGTATATTCCACGACAGCCCCTTAGCCGGCCACCCAGGCAGACAACGGACCTTAGAATTGGTATCCAgaaactactactggcctggcatccgcgcagacacgtattggcacgtggactcctgtgaaacgtGCCAACGGATCAGAAAGCCCAAGTACGCGCCTATCCCACCTCAACCACTGGAACTTCCCGTCAagccctggcaacacgtatcttacgacatgatagtagatctGCCTAAGGACAGAAGCAACGACTCCATCTTGGTCATAGTGGATAGCTTCACGAAGTATGGGATTTTCgtcaaatgttccaagaagctcaaggcacctgaactagcggaattgttcttggagcacgtatggaaacggcACGGTATGCCCGAGAAAACGGTCTCAGATAGGGGAAgagtcttcaataacaaatttcTGAGGgcactgtacaaacgcctgggtatagacccccacttctcctcggcataccacccccagagtgacggacaaacagaacggGTTAACCCATCCATTGAACATTttctcagggcttactcaggggtcaatcaacgggactggaccaaatggttaccaatggcggaatttgcgtacaacaatgcgGTCCACAGCAGCACAGGAAAAACACCattcaaagccctgtacggatgggaacctaccCTGACACCTTCAAACGTACCCACAGATGTACCAGAGGCCGACAAACTAgcccagacaatggaggcacaatggaaggaagtggaatcggcactccggcaatccaaGCAACGCATGACGGCCGGAGAGGATGGAAGCCCAATAgagtttgagattggagaagaagcctggctggacgccagaaacgtcaacctcaaaaccttgaGTCAAAAACTTacggaacaacgcctaggaccATTTAAAGTTATTGAGAAGATCTCTGACTGGgcctaccgcctggaactcccccctaccatgcaaatccacgacgtcttctatgtaggactccTGTCTAAGGTCAAAAAAGACAAGAGACGCGCCTTTGAGAATCgccccccaccagtcacagtggatggggaagaagaatacgaagtgGAAGGGATTACCAACGCAGAAGAACAtaacgggaaatggtttttccgggtaaaatggaagggttacggttctgaagaaaacacatgggaaccccagGAGAACCTAAAAAACGCGGAAAAATTTTTGAGGAAATACAAGGAGgacatgaaaaagaaggccctcggcgctgccaaggcccttagagggggggcagtgtcgtagacacactcgataccagggaatttattcccattttctcggatttaaacgaaggcaaacggacaacattttcgatcacgtgacttcggcgcttatcatacgctaagcgccgagccacgtccccttccgcgcttacctcagcatacgtagccacctccacctgatgacatcattatgacacgtatgcatgagtaaagccaactgcagagcggggttcttattggattaggttttgcatattctgtatttgtaTTTAGTCActtctgtaatatataaggaggccaaccgaccatggtaacacccaggtcaattacctcttgtcgcatccccatcactgtacaagggccttaagcccagtaaacctacttagttacttagtccacaccgccttaagcggccttcttgctgtagttacttagctggtcatcgcccttacggccttggtcaccgtagtatagctggtcgtcgccgtaggatagcttgccgccgccttacgcggttctcacttagatacatccggcggcaagcgccctcctccttgacgtccttacagacgtctaggacaggtaCTCACAATCAAACAAAACAAGGAGGGCCAACCCATCCAATACAAGGCGCAACTAGTTGTGCAAGGTTACAGCCAACAGCCGGGTATCAACTATGGCCAAACGTTTGCTCCAGTGGTACGTTTAGATTCTATCCGTACACTCACATCACTTGCCAATCAAAATGATTGGGACATCCAACAGCTTGACGTTACATTGGCGTACTTACATGCCAACGTCAAAGAAGAGCTTTACATGCGTCAAATACCATACTTTGACGACGGATCCAGCAACATTCTGCGCCTACGCCAATCACTATATGGCCTTAAACAAGCTGGACGCATGTGGAATTGTATGTTCAATTCCAAAATGAAGTCACTTGGCTATTTACCTTGCTTAACAGACGCCTGTGTGTACCACCGGATCATGGACATATCCGGCGAACTCTACGTATTGATTGTTGCCATCCATGTTGATGACTTGATCATAATTACAACCCCCAACAACACCAACTTTGTAGTATCCAAATTACTTTGTGAATTTGAGATGCGCAACCTTGGACCCATACAGCATTTTTTAGGTATACATTTCAAATGGTATAGACAACAAGGTATGCTTGTACTAAATCAAAAGGCATATATTGACTCAATTGTCAATATTGCAGGCCTTAAAGATGCATACCCAGCCAATACTCCAATGAGTCCGAATGTGCAACTTACACAATATGATGGAATTAAGCCAAAATTTCCATACGGCATATTTGTTGGTAAGCTGCTATACGCTGCACTATGTACACGGCCCAATATCGCTTATGCAGTCACTCATTTAGCTCAATACACAACATGCTATGGTCCCGCTCATGTGACGGCAATCAAACAAGTTATACATTACCTTAAAGGAACATCATTCCTTGGGCTATTGTATAAGCAATTGGAGGCCAAAGTTGGATTTGGAGAAGTCAGCTACTCTGATGCCAATTGGGGAAGTAACTTACTTGACCGTAAGTCTATTTCCGGCAATGTATACTTATTGGGCGGAGCCACCGTTTCTTGGTCTGCTAAGAAGCAACCAACGGTCGCATTATCAACCATGGAAGCAGAGTACATGGCATTATCACACGCATGTACTCAGGCAATTTGGTTCCGTCAATTCTTCCAGGAACTATATTACCCAGCTGACGCTCCCACACTCATACTTTCAGACAACCTTGCCGCCCTAACATTATCCGTTGAGTTGCAGTTCCACGGTTGTTCAAAGCACATCAACATTTGCCATCACTTCATGCGCAATACTATCAAGAAGCGTATGATCTCTACGCTGTATGTGCCATCAAACAAGAACCTAGCTGATGCGCTTACTAAAGCCCTACCAGCACCGCAATTTAATTACCTGACAAACGCAATTATGGGCAAACAGGTATTTGAAGGAcccaaagaggaagaagcggattAGTGAAACTGAATGATGAAGAATTAGCTGTATAACTGAAAGACTGAAACCTGAATGAGATTGAATGTGACTGAATGAATGTAATATTTTCTCTTTACATGTATCCTTGCTTGCCTGattaagggggagtgtagaaatatcatgtatatagtagtaaatacaagaaggatctggaatgtactggaacatacatgtaatcgagtcaagcgacgatacctagtcatatactagatgactcgactataatgtaaaggtataaatacggGTGCACTCGACCGTATAGTACAtcatcctctctttctctattcacactactgtctttactatcgttttgtattgatataattctatttacaaacttATTCTTTCTACAAAATTGTCACGGTGAGCCCCAAAAGTACgaaaaatccgcatgacgtccagattttgccagacatccgcacctaaaattGCAGAACCCGCACCTTGACAACACAGgagtgagttgaggatgcggattcatggaaagCTGGTcgggattttgccaacactccgcatgtAACGTGCGGTTTTTTACGTCCacaaaatccgcacttttggtgTCCACCGTGCGTGTGATGAGACCTTTGTTTACGCTCGGAATAATACGAACCTTCATATTGGATAGTAACTCGAGTTCGATATACGAATAATAAAATTGCACATGAAATCTGATCTGAGCTAGTAGTAGACGATGGGTGTGGCTCTGCATTCAGAGATAAGCATACCTTATTTGTGTCAGGGATCCCTGTCCTGTGTGATATTTTGAATGTACAGCCCCTATGATCGGTTTTAGTCTGCTCAGGATGTTATGGAGTTCGTTCATCATTGGTAGTAGTGCTGATATAAGCTGTACATGTTGTTCCGGTGGTATACATGTTGAATGCATGTAAGGATGCAGCCTTTTGGGCCCGTCACTCCCATAGAAACTTTGGGTCTATACGACCAAGCAAGGGTGTGAGTAGCTACTGACCCGGCAAAAAATAACAATAGATTCAGCATTCTTACAATTAAACATGGCCTTGAAGCTTTGGGATCCTAAATTCTCTAATTGAACAGTAATAGCTAGGAGTAGGAGCTACAGCGTATAATCAGGTCCAGAGTTTCGGCCTTGATTCACACATTAAAACTACGCGTTCTATCCAGTTTTTACACGGTTGGCCCGagagtgcggattttctgaacgtaaAAAATCGCACGTTacatgcggagtgttggcaaaatcccgACCAgttttccatgaatccgcatcctcaactcactcCTGTGTTGTCGAGGTGCGGGTTCTGCaattttaggtgcggatgtctggcaaaatctggacgtcatgcggattttccgtacttttggAGTTCACCGTGTTATACAATATAGGCTGGGACGGAAGCGCAAGTTTAGTGAATATTGCTGGGCACAGGGCCGTTTGCTTTCAAGATTTGCCTGTGTATATCATACAAGCCTACATGAGCGAGCCTGCCGCCGTGATATCGAGTGCAAAACAGGCAAGTGGAGAGACGTCAGAGCCCGGGCTCCAAGACGCGAGTACAACTCACCCCGAAGACCAGTAACTCAGACAGGCGTGTGGAAAAGCGAGGGGTCGCAGCGCCTGTTATACAGAAGCAACAGCTCCTATAAGTGGGGCCCGTTACGCGCGTCGTGATCAGCCCCACAGGCAGGCGCCAAGGGCTCCTTGGTTGGACCAAAGTTCGCAACAAACCGCAGGAATATCGTGTATTATGTTAGTAAATGATGTATATACGGGAGGTGATGTGTCTTCAGTAGAGTGTTCGATGTTTGGTGCCCCCTGAGCGCCGTTGCGTGTGCCGACACCATCCAATATCGTCCAGACATGGTACCACACAGGTAGGCGGCCGCCCGTGAAGGGTGTTGAGCTCTCAGAAAGTGATGTGGGTGCAATTAAACAGGGAGGTACTTCATTGTACGTGGTAAATTGTACTTTCTGCAATGATAACCCCATGATCAATGAATAGTATCATGCGACGCCCAAAAAATAGCTATAATACTGTTTGTATTACCTCTTAAATTTTGGGTGCAAAACTACTTGTATTTGGGCGCATATACAAGCAAGCATAAGTCAGAGACCGACACGGAAGAAAAGCAAGGAACAAACTTATAAGTAGGCAAAAATAAATTTTATATTAATCAGAAAGTAAAATCCGCCAGTGGTTTGTCGAGAGAAAAGCGAAATGATTGTAGAACTCGTCGCCATCGATTCAGTTAAGGTCAGTCGAGATCTTCGAGTCCTAGTAGAATAGCTGCATGTTGAGACGACAAGTCATTCCCGATACGTGTAACACAAATAAGCTCCACACTCTCGCGATGTCCGAGTCGCAGCAAATTTGGTGTACGTTTCTCATTCGCGCATATGTGCACGTGTGAGCAAGAACATCGATATCAGGTACTCGTCTATTAAGAAGATTCAGGTTTACGTGCATATCGATTAGAGCAATTGAGCTCCATATTCCAAATGCGCTACTCCAATCCGGGCTTCAAGTTGAAGCGGTGCTCACACTCAGGCGAAATGGCGGTCGCACACATTTCAGGCTCCCCTCAGACTCTATTATATTGAAAGAGTCACCTGTCGTGATTCGTGAGGTACCCATCATCACGAAATCGGGGCCTGGCTGGCCTAGTCTGATACGTCAAATACAAACCGTCGGTTAGGATTGTCGCCGACAGGTCAATGTCGGACGCTGTCATGCGTATGAAATTTGACCTGTGTTTTGTAGTCGTATCCGAATAATAACAGAGTGTTTTTGAATCACCAGAACGGCTCCAAGGCATCTGTGAGGCGTCGATCGGACGGCAAGTACACATGTAGACACATATCTGTTGAATCTCTACAGGGGGAGGTATTTCGTTTTGGTTATTATATCCACCGTCCCGGCTCTCCGGACCTTGGGCTTAAACCTGATCACTCAATTGCTTACACGCGTTCGAACGCGAATTTGTTGAATTCTTTAATTAGGTAAATCAAAATCCGTGCAACTCATCCTCATCGACGTCTACAAAGTCACCTTCAAGTCCATTATCCAAAACATCATCCCCAAATTCAGAATTTCCCTCGTCCATGCTCAGTTCTTCCTTGTCACTAACTTGCTCTTGCGCCCGGCAGATCAACTCGTTCCCGTCGCTCCTTTCATCCCCGCTCTCCACGTCGCTCCCGTCGTCCTCGCTCTCCACATCCGTGTTTTCGCCCGCCCCTCGCATGTCGAGGGGGTCTTCGTTTGTTTCGCTCTCTGTTATACCACTTAGTCTTTTTCTTGTTATAGTATTATGTCACGCACCGTTTTGATCCAAGCCAAGGTTATTCTCCGAGCCATGAATGATGTGCCGGTAATGACCGATCCCTCCTCCCAAGTAACGCATCAATATATCCCGATCAACAAATCTACAAAGCCAATGAGTATCGAAGTTCTCCTAAATACAAGTGTATACACACCTATTGACGTAGTAATGTTTCCAATCCCAGTGCTCTTCGCTATCGTGCGCAATCAACTTGGCAAAATTGAGTAGTTTATTGGAAGGGCCGGATTGGAAGTCGGGAATCAAGTGTATAGCTCGGATGATATTGCTTGGATGAACAAAGTCAAATGAATCGAGTATATCTTGATCCGTACAGCATGGCTTGTAGCTGATGTGATCCAACCAATACGCGTCCCAGCCACCCTGGCGCGCCGTGTCTGTATTGTAATATAACTACCTTACATGTACAAAGTCCTCTAGACGAGGAACTGTTCTGCCGTAAGACACCTGCGCGTGGTAAATGCCCAAAACCTTAGCATATATGAATGGATGAGGGGGATTTGTGCCGTCTTCAGACAGAGCAGGTAACATAATAAATCGATTTGAGGTTGAGGGATTGACTAAGTCTTGATGGTGCAGTACGTCGTATGATGTGTAATTAACGCGAAGTGTCTTATGGCGATACATACGGTCTTGATGAAATCTGATTTCCGCTATTTCTTGCTCATTAAACTTTGGATGATTGCGACTTCCTAGAAAACAAGCTAGAAAAAACCGTTTGAGCTGCGGAATAAAAAACTAAACACAATTAAATAGTTGTCAGGCACATATGTGAACAAAAACAAGAATACTTACCTTCATAGCATCATCGTGTTGTTGTCCGTGAACCCAGCGTATAATACTTGCAATCATGTCCT
This genomic interval from Rhizoctonia solani chromosome 11, complete sequence contains the following:
- a CDS encoding Retrotransposable element Tf2 protein → MTRELEPQFPPTPYVELGEVSLERITRLLLGLLGQVKNLERKVEEVREAGVEARTNLENISQAVDTVKDGLRSLQLHGPRTPEDTKPPAVEATPRPLSKVNPIGSTSWVSFWPESSKGLPAFAQPTPVRAAPPRVPSPPPSPRLQSPIGTAAPPPPAPVAAYPAPVKVDHPDAYTGKIGSKAKQWLTRMLAWTCLNSRMFPTNQEVLSFLLMNMKDTAGAWAHPHLDQLGLHRAIIQTVEGFKLEFLAAFGDPDATRAAERKITTLTQSGTCADYITNCQFARGLHWEVSRQIATRKHRPCTLLELQNAALVIDNALRKERASHPPRDNKPSKQSNPARGTSTGQPTTGSKKLSDDPNFVLEEERNCRRAAGACIKCGKMGHKFAECRTGWKATPIEDKGKAKETAKIGKDSEYQLGKEISPLFTISIKPEKQAEHLEVLIDSGATSSFLHPRTAESLRLPLIDLPSPCTVTMLDGSSPQAGKIWKKANLTFSLDGKKMTETFLICNTGSHAAILGLKWLDAHNPEIDWNAQTLSFPHTPPEHVAIAEEEEADQTPLEGVPPEYHQYAKVFGEEEFNKLPPHRHYDIGIELTEEGPLNLPLYSMTDAESATLKDWLRDELKAGKIRPSKSSISSPVMFVPKKDGSRCLVVDYRRLNNRTKKNVYPLPRPDDLMAQLRGAKVFTKLDLRWGYNNVRVKEGDEWKTAFRTKYGLYESLVMTFGLTNAPASFQHFMNDLFKDMLDVCVIIYLDDILIYSKDDATHTQHVHKVLRRLMENQLFCKASKCTFHVTSVEYLGIIVLDKGFSLDKLKIQAVQEWPTPTKVKEVQSFLGFANFLRRFVANFSHMARPLHNLVKKDTPWKWDIKELPRIKGRYYQRTRAALGSILSQRQEDGRLHPLGFLSESFKGAKQNYDTHNKELLAIIRSFEYWRIFLEGTLHPVTVFTDHRNLEYWKESRTFNRRHARWHLLLAGYNFQIVYRPGKQSGKPDTLSRRSDHANIPPDAQTMLPDPVFANVALVTPEKELQRQIELSLDQDESLEEILQFLQNESKAPPSIKRAFKDYEMEAGLLFYQGRIVVPDVGTLRTDLLRIFHDSPLAGHPGRQRTLELVSRNYYWPGIRADTYWHVDSCETCQRIRKPKYAPIPPQPLELPVKPWQHVSYDMIVDLPKDRSNDSILVIVDSFTKYGIFVKCSKKLKAPELAELFLEHVWKRHGMPEKTVSDRGRVFNNKFLRALYKRLGIDPHFSSAYHPQSDGQTERVNPSIEHFLRAYSGVNQRDWTKWLPMAEFAYNNAVHSSTGKTPFKALYGWEPTLTPSNVPTDVPEADKLAQTMEAQWKEVESALRQSKQRMTAGEDGSPIEFEIGEEAWLDARNVNLKTLSQKLTEQRLGPFKVIEKISDWAYRLELPPTMQIHDVFYVGLLSKVKKDKRRAFENRPPPVTVDGEEEYEVEGITNAEEHNGKWFFRVKWKGYGSEENTWEPQENLKNAEKFLRKYKEDMKKKALGAAKALRGGAVS
- a CDS encoding Reverse transcriptase, whose protein sequence is MEGQPIQYKAQLVVQGYSQQPGINYGQTFAPVVRLDSIRTLTSLANQNDWDIQQLDVTLAYLHANVKEELYMRQIPYFDDGSSNILRLRQSLYGLKQAGRMWNYACVYHRIMDISGELYVLIVAIHVDDLIIITTPNNTNFVVSKLLCEFEMRNLGPIQHFLGIHFKWYRQQGLKDAYPANTPMSPNVQLTQYDGIKPKFPYGIFVAQYTTCYGPAHVTAIKQVIHYLKGTSFLGLLYKQLEAKVGFGEVSYSDANWGSNLLDRKSISGNVYLLGGATVSWSAKKQPTVALSTMEAEYMALSHACTQAIWFRQFFQELYYPADAPTLILSDNLAALTLSVELQFHGCSKHINICHHFMRNTIKKRMISTLYVPSNKNLADALTKALPAPQFNYLTNAIMGKQVFEGPKEEEAD